The Paenibacillus beijingensis nucleotide sequence GATCCAATTAATTTGAATAGTAATTTTGAAATATGGTTAGATCGATTAGTGATGGCTCAAGGAAACAAGTTTTGGTATTGGAATATTTATACGGCTGAGACTTACTATAAGACACATAAGGGCGTTTGATTGTTATTCAAAGAAGAGTGTGACTTCATATAACACCGTATTCACGCTGCGTCGCTAACGCTCCTTGGTTCGCCCGAGGCAATTGCAGTGATGTAAGATCAGGCGAACAACCCTCCTGCACTGGCTAAGTCTAACGACCCGGTCGCTATCACTCCCTTAAGCCAGTGAGGGTTCGTGAATACAACAACGTTATGTGAAATTCCCGAATTACCGATAATAGATGTAATAAATCTTAAAAGAAAGTGATGGTGTTCGTACATGGGAGCCTGGGGATATGGAAACTTCGAAAACGATATAGTATTAGATTGGGTAGAAGACCTCTTAGATACTCAAGATTTGAGATTAATTTCTGAATCGATCAATACAGTACTTGACGATAGTTATTTAGATGCAGCTACTGCATCAATAGCTGTTGGAGCAATAGAAATATTGGCTGCAATGCAAAATAGACCGGGAACAGAAGATTATGATGATGAACTTGAAGATTGGATAAACCAACATAAAGGGCAGGGGACTAATCTCCTAGTAACAGCTAATGAAGCACTTGGAAAAATACTAACAATATCAGAACTTAAAGAATTATGGCAGGAATCTGAAAATTATGAGGACTGGGTAAAGACTATTAAGGAATTAGAAGAAAGATTAATTTTGTGAGGTAATCATTAATTTCTTAAGGAGCAATTATATGAACTCTCAATCACTTCTTGAACTTAAAAGATTATCACAGTTTGTAAATAAACTAAGAGATTTCAAAATAATTATTAATGATTCGGAAGTAGGCATAATAAAAGATGGAAATATAAAAGAGATCCGTTTAGAACCAGGTGAATACGAGATATATTTAAAAATTGATTGGTGTCGAAGTAATAAATATAGATTTACAATAAGTGAGAATGAAAAAATTAAATTGGAATGTGGAAGTCCATTAACAGGATCAAGAATTATTATTCCATTTTTGATTTTCTTTTATATTTCTATTGGAAAGAACCGATATCTATATATTAAAAAGAATAATGATTAACATTTCTTAGAGGGTTCGAAGAAGAGGTGGCATCAGCTAACACCGTATTCACGCTGCGGCGCATTCGCGCCTTGGTCCGCCAGGAAATGGGGGTACCTGTATGGAAAGAAGGCATGAAGTCTTGTTTGAGCAGTTGAATACATACCGGGGAGAGCTACTGGAAATTGTTGAAAATTTATCCGAGGCGGATGCAGAGACGAAGAAAGCAGTATTGATCAGATTGATGATGATAGTTCTAAAATACATTATGGTTCATATGACTTAACTGGTGAGTTTACAGAAATGATTCAATCAAATCAGATTGATCGGGATTATAGTAAAGACTTCAACGATTTTGATAACTCACGAATTTTTCAACGAATGGATGGATTCAATTGGAAGCAAAATATGCAGATATATGGGACAAAGAACGGATGATACGCATAATATAGGATCACAAGGATTAGTTAACATGGAGATAGCGATTAAGAATAGATTAAGAGTTCGAACAATTCAATTATATGGTGGAGAAGAGAAATTTTTAAATAACGGTAATAGAGAAACTTTTAGTGATTGAAGATTCGAAGAAGGCAGTAACTGCGCATAACACCGTATTAACGCTGCGTCGCTAACGCTCCTTAGATCAGGCGAACAACCCTGCACCACCTAACCGCATCGCGGCCGGCACTGACGTGCCTTAAGGTGGTAAGGGTTCTAACTGACACATCTCGTAGCTAACCGAGTCGGCTCGCCTTTAAGTCATGGGTGTCAAAGATACGAAACCGTTAGGCGAAAAAAATTGAACTGTAAGAAAAGTGCTTAGTAAGTGGTGTGAATATGTTTGTATTAATATCAGCAATAATATTCTCTACTTTAATTGGAATTGTAATTCTTTTTCAACTTGCGTTAGCAGCAGGAATGCCTTGGGGAAGTTATGCAATGGGGGGGAAGTTTCCCGGAAAATATCCGCCAGCTATGCGTTTAGCCTCTATAATTCAGGTCCTTATTCTGACATTAATAGCCTCAATAGTGCTAAGTAAATCAGGTCTAATATTTTCTGATTGGTATTCGTTTACAAAATTAGCTATCTGGTTTGTTGTTTCTTTTTCGGTGATTGCTACAATACTGAACTTAATTACAAGGAGCGTATTAGAAAGAAGAATTTGGGCACCTGTATCTTTGTTGCTGCTCATTACAAGTATTATTGTAGCTATCGGATAGTTTGAGGAAGCATATTCAGACAAACTGAGCTGGTATTTTCGGTTCAAAAAACTGCGTGAAATACATATTTCACGCAGTTTGCGTTTTAACCGCATTTTTCATATGATAGAAGGACAAATGCCCAAGCTTTTTGAAGCGATTTGGGGAGGAATTGGATGACAGGCTACAATCATGACATTCTCGAGCACTATGAAACGGAGCTGCAGCTGTTTACGATTTGGATGAAAAACCAGGGAATGACGAAATCGACGGAGCAGGCTTATTTGGCGGATACGTGCCAATATTTACGGAGCATCTATCCAACCGAGCTGAGTCAGACGGGAAAAATACATATGATGCGGTTTTTGTCGCTCATGCGTGAGAACGGTTCGGGCGATGAAGCGCGGAACCGGAAGCTGTCGTCGCTGAGAGCTTTTTATAAATCGCTCATTGAAATGGAGCACTTGAACGTAAATCCCGCCGCTTTGACGGCCAAGTCAAAGATGACCAAAAACCGGATTCCCGTATACTTGGAAGATCACGAACTGGAATTATTGTTTCAGTCGATTGAAGGAAAATATAAGTACCGGAACATGACCATTTTGCTGCTAATGGCGTATGCCGGCCTGCGGGTGGGGGAAGTGCACCGGCTGAACGTACAGGACTTCCAGCCCAGTGGTTCGATTCATGTGCTCGGAAAAGGGCGAAAGTGGCGCATCATACCGCTGCCTGCACCGTTAAGCGCCATTTTGCGCCAAGCGCTGGAAGAACGCATCGTCCCGAAACAGAGCAAGGAGCATGCGTTCTTCGTTTCCCAATTCGGACGGAGACTGTCGATCCGGATGATTCAGACGATTGCCGATGAAACACTGGCTCGTCTGAAAGATAAGGTTCCGACACTTGCTTTGAAGAAATTGTCCAGCCATAAGCTGCGGCACTCGTTCGCCACCATGCAAATCCGCAGCGGTACCGACATCCGTACGCTGCAGGAGCTGCTCGGCCATGCGAGCATCGAGACGACGCAAATTTACACGCATGTGGACAATAAGCAGCTTCAAGGAGCGATGAACAATATTTCAGACAAAATCCCGAGCGGTTTGGAGAGATAGGAAATATGCCAATCTCACTTATATTCGATATGCAAAATGCCAACCAATTCTTCCAGGAGAAGTTAATTGCTAATATTAATAATGGTAAAGGTGCCCTCTATCCTCATGTCATCGAGGTTTTCAGTGGGTTGAAACAAGCGGGTCATTCTATCTTTATCGCAAGTAATGGGGAAATCGAGTACCTGCAAGCCATCGTAAGATATTTCCGTTTGGATGGTTGGGTGGTAGAAACCTTTAGCATCCAACAAATACATAGTCAAAATAAGGCAGATTTAGTTTGCCATATTCTACAAAAATATAATATCAAAAATGCTGCAGTTATTGGCGACAGGTTGTCTGATATAAATGCAGCAAAGAACAATGGTTTGATGGCAATTGGCTGTCGCTTTAATTTTGCACAAGAAAACGAGCTTATGATTCGCCCGAGTGTTAACTCTCAGCAGCTATCCGATCGATCTCGTCGGAGGGATAAACGTGTGCTCCACTTTTGTTAGATTTTGCAATTGCAGCCATCGCTAATGCTACTTTTTTGGCTTCGATCGCTCTATAAGGACGTAACTTTCCAACCATAAATAGATTTAGTACACGTGCGGCCTTTATCATCAACTTTTCTCCCAAACGGAATTGCTGCCGCTCCCCTAACAACAGCGAAGGACGAAAAATATGAAGGGCAGGAAGCCGCAGCTTTTTAATGGATTCTTCCACTTCGCCTTTGACACGGTTATAAAATATAGCAGAGTCAGGATTGGAGCCTAATGCCGTGACAATAAGATATTGTTCCGAATGAAATTGCTCAGCCAATTTACCCGCTTCAACAGGGTATACATAGTCCACTTTTCGGAATGCCTCTTTTGTCTTTGCTTGCTTCATCGTGGTACCTAAACAGCAAAATACGTCCGATCCATGAAATAAATGCGAATGCTGATCTAAACGATCAAAATCCGCGATGTGCTCTTCGCACTTCGGATCATGGAGACCTGAAGAACGGCGTACCAATAAATGAATCTTTTCATAGTTATTTTGTTGAAATAGTACTTTTGCCAATTCTTTCCCGATCAGACCGGTAGCTCCTATCAAGACGGCGGACTTTTTGCGCATTTCTATTATTGAGCCCCTTTCTTATGAATGCGTTAAAATCGATGCTTAAAAATAAATATCATACAAAGTATTTCGAAGTCATACGTAATCGAATCCGATACAAGTGAAGGGAGACGCGGTTGCCTGCGTCTCCCTTGCAAGTTCAATTTCCTTTACATGTGATGAACCGGCCACATCAGCTTGGCAGGTTCAACTTTCGGCACTAGCCCTTCCTCTGCAGCCCTGTTAAGCAGCGCGCTGATCGCCGCATAACCGCTGTCCCCGAGATTGGCCGTAAACTCGTTTACATACAGATTGATATGAGCTTGCGCCACTTCGGGCGATAGCTCCTGTGCATGGTTCATAATATACGCCTGTGACGCTTCGGGATGCTTCCAAGCGTATTCGACGGACGCGGTAGTCCACTTGGCGATGCTCGCCAGATCAAGCGTGCGGCGTGCAATGATCGCTCCGAGCGGAATCGGCAGCCCGGTATCCGATTCCCACCAGCTGCCTAAATCCGTCAGCATATGAAGTCCATAAGCAGGATATGTGAATCGCGCCTCGTGAATGACAAGTCCGGCATCGATCGATCCGTCGCGGACAGCGGGCATGATTTGATGAAACGGCATGACTACAATGTCTCCGACGCCTCCGGGAACGTTGCGTGCCGCCCACAGTCGGAACAGTAAATAGGCGGTCGAACGCTCGCTAGGTACGGCTACCCTTTTTCCTGAAAGAGCTGACGGGTCCATGTTGCTAGTAGCGTTCCCCGATGTAAGCACGAGGGGGCCGCAGCCTCTGCCAAGCGCGCCTCCGCAAGGCAGCAGCGCATAATCGTCCAATACCCACGGCAAGGCGGCGTACGATATTTTGAGCACGTCAAAATCGTTGTGACTGACGGCCATATGGTTCGTCTTGTCAATATCGGCATACGTAACGTTAAGCTCCGGCGCACCGGGGAGCAGCCCGTTGACCCAGGCGTGAAATACAAACGTGTCGTTCGGGCAAGGAGAAAAAGCGATGTTCATTACAGCACCTCCGTTAGTACGGCGCTGGCGGCCTCAAGTGCTTCCAGCGCTTCTTTAATCCGCCATGCGGAGCGGTCGCGCGGCCCGATTGCATTTGAAATCGTCCGGATCTCCAACACCGGCAATCCGAACAACAAAGCAGCCGAAGCGACGCCGAATCCTTCCATCGCTTCCGCTGCCGCTCCGGGAACTAAAGCGGCCAATCGTTCCGCCGTCTCGCTTGTACCGGTCACCGTCGACAAGGTGAGGACCGGCCCGGTATGAACGGACATGCCGGCTGCTTCCAGTGCTCCAGCCAGGCGGGATAGCCGCAAATGATCGGTTTCAATTTGGGAGAAACCGAATCCGAGCTTGTCCACACTTGTGAAGCCTTCCGGCGTCTCCGCGCCAAGATCGGCCGCAACGATCGCGTCTGCGACAACGATCGACCCGATTTCCGCAATACCGGGAAATCCGCCGGCGATGCCCGCGCTTATGACGAGATCATACCGGGAGCCGGCGAGTGCCGCAGCCGTTCGGGCTGCAGCCGCAGCCGGTCCGACTCCGGCAATCCGAACGTCAAACCGATCGCTGCCGCGAAGGCCGCGCAATACGGCGTTTTGTTCCGCCTCGACGGCGGTCATGATAAGCATGCGCGGCTTATCCGGCGACGCGGGCGAAGAATTGGCTGCTATGTTCGCTTCTTCATTGAAGGTTTCATTCCTGATCATCATCTGCTACCGCCGTTTCATTTATTTTCCCTATTAATGTTATCCAGTATATCACTCATTATGGCTTCTGCTCCAGTACACGATAGGATCGGCCGCGATGAAACGAAATTTCAGACATGAATCTCCGATTTCTCTCATATCCTTCATAAGCAAGGTTGATAGAACGAGCAGGAGGGATTGATAGAATGAAGGACAAACCTTACCGGCCGTCGCCCAAAATAAGTGTGTCTAAGCTGTTTTGGTTTCATTTCGTATTTGCGTTCAGCTCGACGATTATCGTTTTGCATTTGCTGCATGCGCAGCTTTCGCCGCTCGGGACTTCGAATCCGCCTGCCCAATCGTTAACGGACGAAACGAATTTGTCCCCGGCAGGTTTAAAAGAACCCGTTGTGTATCCCCCCGTGAAAAAGGACAAGCCCCCCGGTTCAGCAGCTTTTACCTCGAAAAGTGTTACGGAGGGCAAGAGGCCGAATGCCAGGTCCGTTCAAAACAAAGCCGCTTCATCATCTATCCACACG carries:
- a CDS encoding tyrosine-type recombinase/integrase, with translation MTGYNHDILEHYETELQLFTIWMKNQGMTKSTEQAYLADTCQYLRSIYPTELSQTGKIHMMRFLSLMRENGSGDEARNRKLSSLRAFYKSLIEMEHLNVNPAALTAKSKMTKNRIPVYLEDHELELLFQSIEGKYKYRNMTILLLMAYAGLRVGEVHRLNVQDFQPSGSIHVLGKGRKWRIIPLPAPLSAILRQALEERIVPKQSKEHAFFVSQFGRRLSIRMIQTIADETLARLKDKVPTLALKKLSSHKLRHSFATMQIRSGTDIRTLQELLGHASIETTQIYTHVDNKQLQGAMNNISDKIPSGLER
- a CDS encoding DUF4259 domain-containing protein, with the translated sequence MGAWGYGNFENDIVLDWVEDLLDTQDLRLISESINTVLDDSYLDAATASIAVGAIEILAAMQNRPGTEDYDDELEDWINQHKGQGTNLLVTANEALGKILTISELKELWQESENYEDWVKTIKELEERLIL
- a CDS encoding 1,4-dihydroxy-6-naphthoate synthase, with amino-acid sequence MNIAFSPCPNDTFVFHAWVNGLLPGAPELNVTYADIDKTNHMAVSHNDFDVLKISYAALPWVLDDYALLPCGGALGRGCGPLVLTSGNATSNMDPSALSGKRVAVPSERSTAYLLFRLWAARNVPGGVGDIVVMPFHQIMPAVRDGSIDAGLVIHEARFTYPAYGLHMLTDLGSWWESDTGLPIPLGAIIARRTLDLASIAKWTTASVEYAWKHPEASQAYIMNHAQELSPEVAQAHINLYVNEFTANLGDSGYAAISALLNRAAEEGLVPKVEPAKLMWPVHHM
- a CDS encoding NAD-dependent epimerase/dehydratase family protein — translated: MRKKSAVLIGATGLIGKELAKVLFQQNNYEKIHLLVRRSSGLHDPKCEEHIADFDRLDQHSHLFHGSDVFCCLGTTMKQAKTKEAFRKVDYVYPVEAGKLAEQFHSEQYLIVTALGSNPDSAIFYNRVKGEVEESIKKLRLPALHIFRPSLLLGERQQFRLGEKLMIKAARVLNLFMVGKLRPYRAIEAKKVALAMAAIAKSNKSGAHVYPSDEIDRIAAES
- a CDS encoding futalosine hydrolase, with translation MLIMTAVEAEQNAVLRGLRGSDRFDVRIAGVGPAAAAARTAAALAGSRYDLVISAGIAGGFPGIAEIGSIVVADAIVAADLGAETPEGFTSVDKLGFGFSQIETDHLRLSRLAGALEAAGMSVHTGPVLTLSTVTGTSETAERLAALVPGAAAEAMEGFGVASAALLFGLPVLEIRTISNAIGPRDRSAWRIKEALEALEAASAVLTEVL